Proteins from a single region of Clupea harengus chromosome 5, Ch_v2.0.2, whole genome shotgun sequence:
- the rspo4 gene encoding R-spondin-4, producing the protein MTSGLCYLIRLSTKDNPQDCKNCLECSRENGCLRCPEKLFLFLQRQGMTHHGSCLHSCPAGHFGMRGKDMNRCMKCKAPECERCFSKDFCTKCKGGFQLFKGKCFSSCPEGTFPHLTDCIEGCLFSPFGFWGEWSPCQHNGLSCGARWGHQTRTWVLTLKGPEELSSLCRPSEESRRCRMKKRCPKDKRKGGTRAERKRAQTHLKHPSNRTVTEPPPASHSHGEIEHT; encoded by the exons ATGACCTCGGGTCTTTGTTATCTTATTAGATTGT CCACGAAAGACAACCCTCAGGACTGCAAGAACTGTCTTGAGTGCTCCAGAGAAAATGGCTGCCTGCGATGCCCAGAGAAGCTCTTCCTGTTCCTGCAGAGGCAGGGCATGACTCACCATGGCTCCTGtctgcactcctgccctgccgGCCATTTTGGCATGCGTGGCAAGGACATGAACCGCTGCATGA AATGCAAAGCACCGGAGTGCGAGCGATGCTTCAGTAAAGACTTCTGCACTAAATGCAAAGGTGGATTTCAGCTTTTCAAAGGCAAGTGCTTCAGCAGCTGTCCTGAAGGCACTTTCCCACACCTAACAGATTGCATTG AGGGTTGCCTTTTCAGCCCCTTCGGTTTCTGGGGTGAGTGGAGTCCCTGTCAACACAACGGACTGAGCTGTGGCGCCCGATGGGGCCATCAGACGAGGACCTGGGTTCTGACCTTGAAAGGCCCTGAGGAGCTGTCCTCCCTCTGCCGCCCTTCGGAAGAGAGCAGGAGGTGCCGCATGAAGAAGAGGTGTCCTAAAG ATAAAAGGAAGGGCGGGACaagggcagagaggaagagggcccAAACACACCTGAAGCACCCGAGTAACAGAACAGTAACAGAACCACCACCTGCATCCCATTCACATGGAGAAATTGAACACACCTGA